A window of Pyrobaculum aerophilum str. IM2 contains these coding sequences:
- a CDS encoding lectin-like domain-containing protein, protein MLTAIEYGRAGALYLKLNLTRYYKWQVDFIYFIGNSTDPDPADGLALNFYREPMLGGAGGHIGYSGIPGWAVEFDTHYVYGNPWDPPYQHIALTEIHAENHVYFFGGRVDLRNRWMYARVAFTALERNSTHIYGRLQVTVWDRADRQNLAPLGNVLINSSYTGWFKIYGHYLGFSAATGGQRDSHALWWTRVEVCPAPVGGVV, encoded by the coding sequence TTGTTAACCGCCATTGAGTATGGCCGGGCTGGGGCTCTATACCTCAAACTCAACTTAACGCGGTATTACAAATGGCAAGTGGATTTTATATATTTCATAGGTAATAGCACAGATCCCGACCCCGCCGACGGGCTGGCTCTGAACTTCTATAGAGAGCCCATGCTCGGAGGCGCAGGGGGACATATAGGCTACAGCGGAATTCCGGGGTGGGCCGTTGAATTTGACACCCATTATGTGTATGGCAACCCCTGGGATCCGCCTTATCAACACATAGCCCTTACTGAGATACACGCTGAAAATCACGTTTATTTCTTCGGCGGGCGGGTGGATTTGCGCAACCGCTGGATGTACGCGCGGGTGGCGTTCACGGCGTTGGAGAGGAATTCAACTCATATATACGGGCGTCTCCAGGTAACGGTGTGGGACAGAGCTGATAGGCAGAATCTCGCTCCCCTCGGCAATGTGCTTATAAACAGCTCATATACAGGGTGGTTCAAGATCTACGGCCATTATCTTGGCTTTTCCGCAGCAACAGGCGGGCAAAGAGACTCACACGCGCTGTGGTGGACGCGCGTAGAGGTCTGCCCAGCCCCGGTAGGAGGCGTTGTATAA